A genome region from Archaeoglobus fulgidus DSM 4304 includes the following:
- a CDS encoding METTL5 family protein, translating to MKKKKLEIVLEKIKGFQNPKIELEQYVTPPSLAAFIATTAELNGDLDLIIDLGCGTGILAIACSLLGHYSVGVDLDVEALKIARDNAAELGVEADFVRSEVSKFRCKRKVTTVMNPPFGIQRKHADRPFLLKAFEISKVIYTVHSAGSSNFVRKLSEEHGFKVTYQWNFSIPLKRTYSFHEKAFKYIPVEVFRIEKHEIRNAGR from the coding sequence ATGAAGAAGAAAAAGCTGGAAATAGTGCTGGAAAAAATTAAGGGTTTTCAGAATCCGAAAATAGAGCTTGAGCAATACGTCACCCCACCTTCGCTTGCTGCCTTCATAGCAACCACAGCGGAACTTAACGGTGACCTCGACCTAATCATCGATTTGGGGTGCGGTACGGGAATTCTGGCAATAGCTTGCTCACTGCTTGGCCACTACTCAGTTGGAGTTGATCTGGATGTTGAGGCATTGAAAATAGCGAGAGATAACGCAGCAGAGCTTGGGGTTGAGGCAGACTTCGTGAGGAGCGAGGTATCGAAATTCCGGTGCAAGAGGAAAGTTACAACTGTGATGAACCCTCCTTTCGGCATACAGAGAAAGCACGCGGACAGACCTTTTTTGCTCAAAGCCTTTGAGATTTCGAAGGTAATTTACACCGTTCACTCCGCAGGAAGCTCAAATTTCGTTCGAAAGCTTTCGGAAGAGCATGGCTTTAAAGTTACGTACCAGTGGAACTTCTCCATCCCCCTTAAGAGGACCTACTCTTTCCACGAAAAAGCATTTAAGTATATACCCGTAGAGGTGTTTAGGATT
- a CDS encoding DUF116 domain-containing protein, which yields MIDRIISKLVSAGADLSSKNAIKAALKILGEDEGLADYIYILVKNRAYRKDWAELPVEKRLIFLPQCLRNSKSCQAELTEKGYICKKCGGCDIAEIVETAEELGYKHAYIVPGGSMIYRILKSLDMGSFACLGVACLPELCEASERLTLKDIPHQCVPLRKTGCVDTEVDVEEVKAFLKAGIEHEEEKAGNSAGKN from the coding sequence ATGATAGACAGGATCATATCGAAGCTTGTCTCCGCTGGAGCAGACTTAAGCTCGAAAAACGCCATAAAGGCTGCCCTGAAAATTCTCGGGGAGGACGAAGGGCTTGCGGACTACATTTACATTCTCGTAAAGAACAGAGCCTACAGGAAAGACTGGGCGGAGCTTCCTGTGGAAAAAAGGCTGATATTCCTGCCCCAGTGCCTCAGAAACTCGAAGAGCTGCCAGGCAGAGCTAACTGAGAAAGGATACATTTGCAAGAAGTGCGGGGGCTGCGATATAGCCGAAATTGTAGAGACTGCGGAAGAGCTTGGGTATAAGCACGCCTACATAGTTCCCGGGGGAAGCATGATTTACAGAATCCTAAAAAGTCTGGATATGGGTTCCTTTGCGTGTCTCGGCGTTGCTTGTCTTCCTGAGCTTTGCGAGGCCAGTGAGAGGCTTACGCTGAAGGACATTCCACACCAGTGCGTCCCCCTTCGGAAAACAGGATGTGTGGACACGGAGGTAGATGTCGAAGAGGTCAAGGCTTTTTTAAAAGCTGGTATAGAGCATGAAGAAGAAAAAGCTGGAAATAGTGCTGGAAAAAATTAA